One Citrobacter amalonaticus genomic window carries:
- the lptB gene encoding LPS export ABC transporter ATP-binding protein: MATLTAKNLAKAYKGRRVVEDVSLTVNSGEIVGLLGPNGAGKTTTFYMVVGIVPRDAGNIIIDDEDISLLPLHARARRGIGYLPQEASIFRRLSVYDNLMAVLQIRDDLSSEQREDRANELMEEFHIEHLRDNMGQSLSGGERRRVEIARALAANPKFILLDEPFAGVDPISVIDIKRIIEHLRDSGLGVLITDHNVRETLAVCERAYIVSQGHLIAHGTPTEILQDEHVKRVYLGEDFRL, from the coding sequence ATGGCAACATTAACTGCAAAGAATCTGGCGAAGGCCTACAAAGGCCGCCGCGTCGTGGAAGATGTCAGCCTGACCGTCAACTCGGGCGAGATTGTCGGTCTGCTTGGGCCGAACGGTGCGGGTAAAACCACCACCTTCTACATGGTTGTCGGCATTGTGCCGCGCGATGCCGGTAACATCATTATTGATGATGAAGACATCAGCCTGCTGCCGCTGCATGCCCGCGCACGCCGAGGAATTGGCTATCTGCCGCAGGAAGCGTCGATTTTTCGCCGCCTGAGCGTGTACGATAACCTGATGGCCGTGCTGCAAATTCGTGACGATCTCTCCAGCGAACAGCGTGAAGACCGCGCTAACGAGCTGATGGAAGAGTTCCACATTGAGCATCTGCGCGACAACATGGGTCAGTCACTCTCCGGCGGGGAACGTCGCCGTGTGGAAATCGCCCGCGCCCTGGCCGCTAACCCGAAATTTATCCTGCTGGATGAACCGTTTGCCGGCGTTGACCCCATCTCCGTTATCGATATCAAACGCATTATTGAGCATCTGCGTGACAGCGGTCTCGGCGTGTTGATTACCGACCATAACGTCCGCGAAACGCTGGCCGTGTGTGAACGAGCCTATATCGTGAGCCAGGGACACCTGATCGCGCACGGTACGCCGACAGAAATCCTGCAGGACGAGCACGTGAAGCGCGTATACCTTGGGGAAGACTTCAGACTCTGA
- the lptA gene encoding lipopolysaccharide ABC transporter substrate-binding protein LptA — protein sequence MKFKTNKLSLNLVLASSLLAASIPAFAVTGDTEQPIHIESDQQSLDMQGNVVTFTGNVIVTQGTIKINADKVVVTRPGGEEGKEVIDGFGNPATFYQMQDNGKPVKGHASKMHYELAKDFVVLTGNAYLEQLDSNITGDKITYLVKEQKMQAFSEKGKRVTTVLVPSQLQDKNQAPAQKKSN from the coding sequence ATGAAATTCAAAACAAACAAACTCAGCCTTAATCTTGTGCTTGCCAGCTCACTTCTGGCCGCCAGCATTCCGGCGTTCGCCGTCACCGGCGATACCGAACAGCCGATCCACATTGAATCGGACCAGCAGTCTCTGGATATGCAGGGCAACGTCGTGACCTTCACCGGCAATGTCATTGTGACCCAGGGCACGATCAAAATTAACGCCGATAAAGTGGTCGTTACCCGCCCTGGCGGTGAAGAGGGTAAAGAGGTCATTGACGGCTTCGGCAACCCGGCCACGTTCTATCAAATGCAGGACAACGGTAAGCCGGTAAAAGGCCATGCGTCGAAAATGCATTATGAATTGGCGAAAGACTTTGTCGTGCTCACCGGCAATGCGTACCTGGAACAGCTCGACAGCAACATCACCGGGGACAAAATTACCTATCTGGTGAAAGAGCAGAAAATGCAGGCCTTCAGTGAGAAAGGCAAGCGTGTGACTACCGTTCTGGTTCCGTCGCAGTTGCAGGACAAAAACCAGGCCCCGGCTCAGAAGAAGAGTAACTAA
- the lptC gene encoding LPS export ABC transporter periplasmic protein LptC, translating to MSKARRWVIILLSLAVLVLIGINLADKDDTAQVVVNTSDPTYKSEHTDTVVYSPEGALSYRLIAQHVEYYSDQAVSWFTQPVLTTFDKDKIPTWSIKADKAKLTEDRMLYLYGHVEVNALVPDAQLRRITTDNAQINLVTQDVTSEDLVTLYGTTFNSSGLKMRGNLRSKNAELIEKVRTSYEIQNKQTQP from the coding sequence ATGAGTAAAGCCAGACGTTGGGTTATCATTCTACTGTCGTTGGCCGTGCTGGTGCTGATTGGGATTAACCTGGCCGATAAAGACGACACGGCGCAGGTGGTGGTGAATACGAGCGATCCGACCTACAAGAGCGAGCATACGGATACCGTTGTCTACAGTCCGGAAGGCGCGCTGAGCTATCGTTTGATCGCCCAACATGTTGAATATTATTCCGATCAGGCCGTTTCGTGGTTCACACAACCCGTATTAACGACGTTTGATAAGGACAAGATCCCGACGTGGTCAATCAAGGCTGATAAAGCCAAGCTGACTGAGGATCGGATGCTGTATCTTTATGGTCACGTTGAAGTCAACGCGCTGGTGCCTGACGCTCAACTTCGCAGAATTACCACCGATAACGCGCAGATCAATCTGGTGACGCAGGATGTTACCTCTGAAGACCTCGTCACGTTATACGGAACAACATTTAACTCCAGCGGACTGAAAATGCGCGGCAACTTACGCAGCAAGAACGCCGAGCTGATTGAAAAGGTTAGAACCTCCTATGAAATTCAAAACAAACAAACTCAGCCTTAA
- the kdsC gene encoding 3-deoxy-manno-octulosonate-8-phosphatase KdsC — MSKAGASLATCYGPVSADVIAKAENIRLLILDVDGVLSDGLIYMGNNGEELKAFNVRDGYGIRCALTSDIDVAIITGRKAKLVEDRCATLGITHLYQGQSDKLVAFHDLLAKLAIAPENVAYVGDDLIDWPVMEKIGLSIAVADAHPLLLTRADYVTKIAGGRGAVREVCDLLLLAQGKLDEAKGQSI; from the coding sequence ATGAGCAAAGCAGGTGCGTCGCTTGCGACCTGTTATGGACCCGTCAGCGCGGACGTCATCGCCAAAGCAGAGAATATCCGTCTGCTGATTCTTGATGTCGATGGCGTGCTGTCGGATGGCCTGATTTATATGGGCAACAACGGTGAAGAACTGAAGGCTTTCAACGTCCGTGATGGTTACGGGATCCGTTGTGCGCTAACGTCTGATATCGACGTCGCCATCATTACCGGACGAAAGGCTAAACTAGTAGAAGATCGGTGTGCCACACTGGGGATCACGCATCTGTATCAGGGGCAATCAGACAAACTGGTCGCCTTTCACGATCTGCTGGCAAAACTGGCGATTGCGCCGGAAAACGTGGCCTACGTCGGTGATGATCTGATTGACTGGCCGGTGATGGAAAAAATTGGCCTGAGTATTGCCGTTGCGGATGCGCATCCGTTACTGCTCACGCGCGCGGATTACGTTACGAAAATCGCGGGCGGGCGCGGCGCGGTACGAGAAGTCTGTGATTTATTATTACTGGCGCAGGGTAAGCTTGATGAGGCCAAAGGGCAATCGATATGA
- the kdsD gene encoding arabinose-5-phosphate isomerase KdsD codes for MSHLALQPGFDFQQAGKEVLAIEREGLAELDQYINQDFTLACEKMFNCTGKVVVMGMGKSGHIGRKMAATFASTGTSSFFVHPGEAAHGDLGMVTSQDVVIAISNSGESSEIAALIPVLKRLQVQLICMTGRPESSMARAADVHLCVKVPQEACPLGLAPTSSTTATLVMGDALAVALLKARGFTAEDFALSHPGGALGRKLLLRVNDIMHTGDEIPHVTKEASLRDALLEITRKNLGMTVICDDAMKIDGIFTDGDLRRVFDMGVDVRQLGIADVMTPGGIRVRPGILAVDALNLMQSRHITSVMVADGDQLLGVLHMHDLLRAGVV; via the coding sequence ATGTCGCACTTAGCGTTACAACCGGGTTTTGACTTTCAGCAAGCCGGCAAAGAGGTTCTGGCGATTGAACGTGAAGGCCTGGCGGAGCTCGATCAGTACATCAACCAGGATTTCACTCTCGCCTGTGAAAAAATGTTCAACTGCACCGGCAAAGTGGTGGTGATGGGCATGGGGAAATCGGGGCATATTGGCCGCAAAATGGCCGCGACCTTTGCCAGCACCGGTACCTCCTCATTCTTCGTTCATCCGGGCGAAGCCGCCCACGGCGATCTGGGGATGGTGACCTCGCAGGATGTAGTGATTGCCATCTCCAACTCCGGGGAATCCAGCGAGATCGCGGCCCTGATTCCGGTTCTTAAGCGACTGCAGGTTCAGCTTATCTGCATGACCGGTCGACCAGAAAGCAGCATGGCGCGTGCTGCGGATGTCCATCTGTGTGTTAAAGTACCGCAGGAAGCCTGTCCGCTTGGACTGGCCCCGACAAGCAGCACCACCGCCACATTAGTGATGGGCGATGCGCTGGCGGTGGCGTTGTTAAAGGCGCGCGGCTTTACCGCTGAAGATTTTGCGCTGTCACATCCGGGCGGTGCGCTGGGGCGTAAACTGCTGCTGCGCGTGAACGATATTATGCATACGGGTGATGAAATCCCGCATGTCACCAAAGAAGCCAGCCTGCGCGATGCGCTGCTGGAGATAACCCGCAAGAACCTCGGGATGACCGTGATTTGCGATGATGCGATGAAGATCGACGGTATCTTCACCGACGGTGATTTACGTCGCGTCTTTGATATGGGCGTTGACGTGCGCCAGCTCGGTATCGCCGACGTGATGACGCCTGGGGGCATTCGCGTGCGTCCAGGGATTCTGGCGGTCGATGCCCTGAACTTAATGCAGTCTCGTCATATCACCTCCGTAATGGTTGCCGATGGCGACCAGTTACTCGGTGTGTTACATATGCATGATCTCCTGCGTGCAGGCGTTGTGTAG
- a CDS encoding calcium/sodium antiporter — MLLATALLIIGLLLVVYGADRLVFAASILCRTFGIPPLIIGMTVVSIGTSLPEIIVSVAASLHGQLDLAVGTALGSNITNILLILGLAALIHPFTVHSDVLRRELPLMLLVSIVAGSVLYDGQLSRSDGIFLLLLAVLWLLFIVKIARLAERQGNDSLTREQVAELPREGGLPVAFLWLGIALIIMPMATRMVVDNATVIANYFAMSELTIGLTVIAIGTSLPELATAIAGVRKGENDIAVGNIIGANIFNLTIVLGLPALITPGDVNPLAFSRDYSVMLLVSIIFALVCWRRPRQSGRGAGVLLTGGFIVWLAMLYWLSPLLVG; from the coding sequence ATGCTTTTAGCAACGGCGCTGTTAATTATTGGTTTATTATTGGTCGTCTACGGCGCCGACCGCCTGGTTTTTGCCGCGTCAATCTTATGTCGAACCTTCGGGATCCCGCCGCTGATTATCGGTATGACGGTAGTCAGTATAGGCACATCTCTGCCTGAAATTATTGTTTCTGTCGCCGCCTCTCTGCACGGGCAGTTAGATTTAGCCGTCGGCACCGCGCTAGGCTCTAACATTACCAACATTTTGTTGATCCTCGGGCTTGCCGCGCTGATCCACCCTTTTACCGTGCATTCCGATGTTCTGCGTCGCGAATTGCCGCTAATGTTGCTGGTTAGCATTGTGGCCGGATCCGTACTGTATGACGGACAACTCAGCCGCAGCGATGGTATCTTTCTTTTACTGTTAGCCGTGTTATGGCTGCTGTTCATTGTTAAAATCGCCCGTCTCGCTGAGCGTCAGGGTAATGACAGCCTCACCCGGGAGCAGGTTGCCGAGTTGCCGCGTGAAGGCGGATTACCGGTGGCGTTTTTATGGCTGGGCATTGCGCTGATTATCATGCCGATGGCGACCCGAATGGTGGTGGATAACGCCACTGTGATTGCCAATTACTTCGCAATGAGCGAACTGACGATTGGCCTGACGGTGATCGCCATTGGCACCAGCCTGCCTGAACTGGCAACCGCCATCGCGGGCGTGCGCAAAGGTGAGAACGATATCGCGGTGGGCAATATCATCGGCGCGAACATTTTTAACCTCACCATTGTTCTCGGCCTTCCCGCGCTGATTACGCCGGGTGACGTCAATCCGCTGGCGTTCAGCCGTGATTACAGCGTGATGCTGCTGGTGAGCATCATCTTTGCATTAGTTTGCTGGCGGCGTCCCCGCCAGTCCGGTCGCGGCGCGGGCGTGCTGCTGACTGGCGGTTTTATCGTATGGCTGGCGATGTTGTATTGGCTATCGCCACTTCTCGTTGGATAA